In Flavobacterium sp. 83, the genomic window AATGGCGGTTAAAAAAGAAGAAAATCCATTCAAAGGAAATTATGCTGCATATTACAAGCTAGTAGAATCAGGTAAGGAGCAACCGCAAACAACGCATGGTGACCGTTACGATGAAAAGAGACCGTATAGTATTTCATCTTATGTAAAAGGTAGTATTTTCTTGTCACAATTAGGTTATGTGATTGGACAGGATAATTTGGCAAAAACGATTAAGAGATATTACCAGGATTTCAAGTTCAAACATCCTACACCGAATGACATTAAGAGAACAGCAGAACGTGTTTCTGGAGCAAATTTAGATTGGTATTTGGTAGACTGGGCTGAAACGACGAATACTATTGATTACGGAATCGCAGCTGTAAAAGAGAATGCCGATAAAACGGTTGTAACATTAGAAAGAATAGGCAGAATGCCAATGCCTATTGATTTGACTGTTGAATATACAGATGGAAGTACAGAAAGTTTTTATATTCCGCTACGCATGATGAGTTTCGAAAAAGAAAACCCAAGTCCAGCTGTAAAAAGAACAGTTTTGAACGACTGGACTTGGGCACATCCTACGTATGAGTTTGCTATTTCTAAACCGAAAACAACGATTAAGAAAATCACCATTGACCCAAGTGGATTAATGGCCGATGTGAAACAAGCCAATAATGTTTATGAAATAAAGTAATTTTTATTAAACCAAAAAGAGTCTAGCGTAAAACTAGACTCTTTTTGGTTTTAAGGAGAAAATTTATTTTTCGGTGCTCAAATTTTTCAACATTTCCACGGTCATGCTTTCCAAATCAAATTTATGTTTCCAGTTCCAGTCTTTTCTGGCGTCTGCATCATCAATACTCGCTGGCCAGCTGTCGGCTATTATTTGACGAAAGTCAGGTTTATAAGTAACAGTAAAGTCAGGAATGTGTTTTTTGATTTCGGTAGCAATCTCTGTTGGAGTAAAACTCATTGCGGCCAGATTATAAGAAGAATGAATTTTTATTTGTTCGACTGGAGCTTGCATAATTTGTATCGTTGCAGCAATTGCATCTTCCATATACATCATAGGCATTTTAGTTTCGGAGGATAAAAAACATTCGTATGTTTTGTCCGAAAGTGCTTTATGGAAAATATCTACGGCATAATCCGTTGTTCCGCCACCGGGAGGCGTAGACCAACTAATCAAACCAGGATAACGGATGCTTCGCACATCAACGCCAAAAATATTGTGGTAGTATTCACACCATCTTTCACCAGCTTGTTTACTGATTCCATAAACCGTTGAAGGTTCCATAATGGTATACTGTGGGGTGTTTTTTTTGGGTGTTGTTGGGCCAAAAACAGCAATACTGGAAGGCCAGAATATCTTTTTTATTTTTTTGGCTTTCGCCAAATTCAAAACGTGAAACAAAGAATTCATATTCAAATCCCAGGCAAAAGCAGGGTTTTTCTCGGCTGTAGCTGATAGTAATGCGGCCATTAAATAGATTTCATCGATTTGATGAATCTCTACAAGATGCTCAATTTGATTAAAATCCAGGGCATTTACCACTTCAAATGGACCTGAATTGACAACATCATTATTCAGTTTTCGAATATCCGAAGCAATTACGTTTTCTGTCCCGTATATTTTTCGCAACTTATGGGTAAGTTCCGTTCCAATTTGTCCGCAAGCGCCGATAATCAATATTTTAGTACTCATTTTGTCTGTTTTGAAATACAAAGATAACGTTTTCGTAAATAACACAAATTTGATTAAAAAAGTTATAAATTTACTAAAATGATGTTTTAAATGGGTGTAGAATTCTTAATTTTTGTTCTTTTAAATATAAAAAGAGCGTCAGGAATATTAGATTGTTATTCCTCTGTCGTAATTCGTAATTGTAAATTTACTTTGTAACTTTGTACTTTAATTCAAATTCAAATGATAAACAAAATAATAGTCTTCTTTTCTCTGATTTTCATCTTGTTTTCGTGTCAAGATGATAGTCAAAAACGGATTTCCGAAAACAAGAAAGAGATTAAAAGAAAAGAAGTCATATTTAAAAACATAGAAAAAGGTTGGGTTTTTTATGACACTCCTATAACGGAGGCTTCTGAAAAAAGTATCGCTACTTGGAATGAATTGCGCATGTTTTTGGCTGAATTAGCTCAAAAGCCTAAAAAATCCATTGGTGCTTTTCAACAAAAAGCGACAGCACTTTCAAAAAAAGCAATGGCTTTAAACGATAATGTACCATTTAATTTTAATCAACCGCAATTAAAAAGCAGAATTTCGACTTTAATCACTAAAGTTCGATTGTTGGATTTATTCATCCATTTGGATAATATTCCTGATAAAAAAGTGACAAAGTTAGTTGCTGAAATCAACTTGGAATTGGTTTCCTTGCAAAGACAAATGGATAAAATTGTAGAAAAAAGTAAAATTCCGGTCGAAGAAGGTGAGGCTGACTTATTGAAAATGATGGATACTGCAAGAGCAATTCCTAATACGCCAGTGCCTAATTCACCAGTCAATCCAAATATGCCACGCGTTGAGTAAAAAAGCCTTATATAACACCTACGATAATTCGCCAAAAACGCAGCAAATAGTTGCTCGTTTATTAGAGAATAATCAAGTAAAAATGCACCTTTCCGGATTACTCGGATCGGCACTTTCCTTTGTAATTCGTGCAATTTTTAAGAAATCAGAGCTTCCTTTTTTGGTTATTTTAAACAATAAAGAAGAAGCGGCGTATTATTTGAACGACCTCGAACAGATGGTTGGTGATCAAGATGTGCTTTTTTATCCCGGTTCATTTCGTCGTCCGTACCAAATAGAAGAAACGGATAATGCGAATGTTTTGCTACGCGCCGAAGTCCTCAACAGAATCAATTCGCGCAAGAAACCGGCCGTTATTGTCACCTATCCAGAAGCCTTATTTGAGAAAGTAGTGACCCGAAAAGAATTGGATAAAAACACGTTGAAAGTTGCCGTTGGTGACAAGATTTCTATTGATTTTATCAATGAAGTTTTGTTCGAATATGAATTCAAAAGAGTTGATTTCATTACAGAACCCGGAGAATTTTCGGTTCGTGGGGGAATTGTCGATGTATTTTCTTTTTCGAATGATAATCCGTACCGAATCGAGTTTTTTGGAGATGAAGTAGAGAGTATTCGTACGTTTGATGTTGCGACGCAATTGTCTATTGAAACGCAAAAAAAGATTACTATAATCCCAAATGTGGAAAACAAAGTTTTTCAGGAAAACCGAGAAAGTTTCTTGGATTATATCTCAGAGAAAACGGTAATTTTTATACAAAATACTGAAGATTTTTTATCACAATTAGACAAACAATTTGCGAAGGCAGAAGAAGCTTTTGAAAAGTTATCGCAGGAAATAAAACGTTCGACACCGGAACAATTGTTCTTGAATCAAGCGGAATTTATAAAAAGAGCATTGGATTTCTCAATTGTGGAATTGAGTTCAAAAGCTATTTTTAGAACCACCAAAAAATTCGAATACCACATTCAGCCGCAACCGTCTTTCAATAAACAGTTTGATTTGTTGTTGAATAATCTGAATGAAAATCATTTCAACGGTTACAAAAATTATTTGTTTTGTTCGAATGATGCCCAAGCCAAACGATTTCATGATATTTTTGAGAGTTTAGATGAGGCCAATTCTGAGAACATCAGAAAACAATACCATACCGTTGTTTTGCCTTTGTATCAAGGATTTATTGATGAGGAAAACCAAATCACCTGTTATACCGATCATCAGATTTTTGAACGCTACCATAAATTTAGTATCAAAAATGGCTATTCGAAAAAACAGAATATCACTTTAAAAGAACTCACAACATTATCCGTTGGTGATTACGTGACACACATTGATCACGGAATTGGACGGTTTGGAGGTTTGCAAAAAATACAGGTTGAAGGCAAAACACAAGAAGCCATCAAGCTCGTTTATGCTGATAATGATATTGTGTATGTGAGTATTCATTCGCTTCATAAAATTTCGAAATACAACGGAAAAGACGGAACGCCACCCAAAATTTACAAATTGGGTTCGAATGCATGGAAGATTTTAAAACAAAAAACCAAAGCACGCGTCAAACATATTGCATTCAATTTGATTCAATTGTATGCCAAGCGCCGATTGGAAAAAGGATTCCAGTTTGCGCCCGACAGTTATTTACAAAACGAATTAGAAAGCTCGTTCATTTATGAAGATACGCCGGACCAAACTAAATCAACGGCAGAAGTAAAAGCCGATATGGAAAGTGACCGCCCAATGGATCGCTTGGTTTGTGGAGATGTGGGTTTTGGTAAAACTGAAGTCGCCATTCGTGCCGCTTTCAAGGCGGTAGATAACAGCAAACAAGTAGCGATATTAGTCCCCACAACCATTTTGGCATACCAACACTACCGAACTTTTACGGAACGATTGAAAGACATGCCAGTTTCTGTGGGGTATTTAAATCGTTTTAGAACGGCCAAACAAAAAGCAGAAACCTTAAAATTATTAGCCGAAGGAAAACTGGATATAGTGATTGGAACACATCAATTAGTCAACAAGAATGTAGTTTTCAAAAATTTAGGATTGTTGATTGTAGATGAGGAACAAAAATTTGGTGTCAACGTAAAAGACAAACTCAAAACCATAGCTGCAAATGTTGATACACTGACATTGACGGCTACGCCAATCCCGAGAACGCTGCAGTTTTCATTGATGGCAGCGCGCGATTTATCAGTGATTACAACGCCTCCGCCCAATCGTTATCCTATTGAAACGAATGTAGTTGGGTTCAGTGAAGAGATGATTCGGGATGCGATTTCCTATGAAATTCAACGTAACGGACAGGTTTTTTTCATTAATAATCGAATAGAAAACATCAAGGAAGTGGCTGGAATGATTCAGCGTTTGGTCCCAAATGCCAGAGTTGGAATTGGTCACGGCCAAATGGATGGAAAAAAACTTGAGGAATTGATGTTGGCTTTTATGAACGGAGAATTTGATGTTTTGGTGGCAACCACCATCATCGAAAGTGGTTTGGACGTTCCTAATGCGAATACGATTTTTATCAATAATGCGAATAATTTTGGATTGTCTGATTTGCATCAAATGCGCGGTCGTGTAGGACGTAGCAATAAGAAAGCCTTTTGCTATTTTATTTGTCCGCCATATTCTGCGATGACGGATGACGCCAGAAAAAGAATTCAGGCTTTGGAGCAATTCAGTGAATTAGGAAGCGGATTCAATATTGCTATGAAAGATTTAGAGATTCGTGGTGCAGGGGATTTATTGGGAGGTGAACAAAGTGGTTTTATCAATGAAATTGGCTTTGATACCTATCAAAAAATCATGAATGAAGCCATCGATGAACTGAAAGAAAATGAATTCAAGGATTTATATCCGGAGGAAAATAATTTGGAAACCAAAGAATACGTCAAAGACCTGCAAATCGATACTGATTTTGAGTTGTTGTTTTCTGATGAGTATATCAATAATGTTTCGGAACGATTGAGTTTGTACAATGAATTAGGCGCAGTCAAAAACGAAGAAGAACTCATTATTTTTCAGAATAAATTGATTGACCGTTTTGGTCCAATGCCACCGCGTGCTAAAGCATTAATGAACAGTATTCGAATTAAATGGATTGCGACTCGAATTGGGATAGAAAAATTGGTAATGAAACAAGGCAAGATGATCGGGTATTTTGTATCGGATCAACAATCCGATTATTACCAATCGAATCGTTTTCAACAAGTGATAAAATTTGTGCAAACCCACAATTCTATTTGTAAAATGAAAGAAAAACAAACGCCGGCTGGTTTGCGCTTGCTGTTGACTTTTGACAATGTGAAGAATACCAGGACGGCTTTGGAATTCATGGAAATGTTGGGTGGGGAATAAAAATATTAAATTTTTTGTTTTAATCACTATATTTGATTTTTACAAATTCATTTCCAATGAAATTAAAATCAATAGACGAGTTTTACAAGGAAATCTCTGGAGACTCCAATGCGGAAACGAACACATTATTGCCACATGGTATTCAAAAAGAAATAGGGCATTTCAATGTTTTCAATATCAAAGAGCTTTTTGAAACATTCAAAGAAAAGCCCGTAATGCCTTATGATCGTAGAGCCTATTTTAAAATAAGTTTGATAAAAGGGAAGAATAGAGCCGAATATGCTGACAAAGTAATAGATATAGAAAAAAATGCATTGCTATTTGCTACGCCAAAGATCCCGTATCATTATGTTCCACAAGATTTGCAGCAACAGTCCGGTCATTTTTGTGTTTTTACGAGCGAGTTTTTAACCAAAGATAAAAGCGGATTAGATTTAGATAGTCTTCCAATTTTTCAACCAGATGGCTATCCTATTTTTGAAGTTTCCGAGGAGGATGCTGTCGAAATTGATTTGATATTCAAAAAGATACATAAAGAAATCAACTCTGATTATGTGTATAAATACGATTTGATTCGAAATTATGTGGCAGAGTTAATACACTTTGGGCAAAAGCTACAACCTGTAACAGCTTTATATTCAAAACACAATTCGGCAGCCAGAGTTTCTTCATTATTTGTGGAATTATTAGAAAGACAATTCCCAATTGAATCACCTCGACAACGATTAGAATTAAAATCAGCTAAAGATTTTGCCGCTCAATTGTCCATTCATGTCAATCATTTGAATAAAGTTTTAAAAGAGAATACGGGTAAAACGACTACTGAATTAATCAGTGACCGATTGATTCATGAAGCTAAGGTTCTATTAAAAGAAACTGATTGGAACATTTCAGAAATTGCGTATTCACTCGGTTTTGAGGAACTAGCACATTTCTCTAATTTTTTCAAAAAACAAACAACATTGACTCCTATAGCTTTCAGAGTTTGAATAGATTGATTTGAATTTTGCAAACTCTGGATTGATATTTACAATTGGCTAGCGTTACTTCTACACTAATTTTGCTGTATTAATTTAAAACAACTATTTAAGATGGAATCAAAGAAAAAGAAAATAGCATTAGTAACCGGTGGAAGCCGCGGATTAGGGAAAGATATGGCTTTGAGTCTGGCTAAAAAAGGACTTGATGTAGTGTTAACGTACCATAGTAAAAAGGAAGAGGCGGAAGCTGTTGTGAAAGAAATTGAAAATTTGGGACAGAAAGCAGCAGCTATTCAATTGAATGTAGCTGAATCAAGTAGTTTTGATTCTTTTTTTCAAAATGTAACAACGGCTTTAAAAAGCACTTTTGATACTGATAAATTTGATTTTTTAGTCAATAATGCGGGTGTTGGAGTTCATGAAAGTTTTTTAACAACTACCGAAGCACAAGTAGATAACATGGTTAATATTCATTTCAAAGGAGCGTTTTTTCTAACTCAAAAAGCGGTAGCAGTAATGAATGATGGTGGCGGGATTATAAATATTTCTTCAGGATTAACTCGTTTTTCTATGCCTGGTTACGCTGCTTATGCGAGTATGAAAGGTGCAATAGAAACATTGACAAAATACCAAGCAAAAGAATTAGGTGAAAGAAAAATTAGAGTAAATATTGTAGCGCCTGGCGCGATAGCAACTGATTTTGGTGGTGGTGCAGTTCGTGATAATGAGCAATTAAATCAAATGATTGCTTCGTTGACTGCATTAGGACGAGTAGGATTACCCGATGATATTGGTACCGTAGTTGCTTTTCTATGTACAGAAGATGCTAAATGGGTGAATGGACAACGCCTTGAAGTTTCGGGAGGAATGAATTTGTAAGAATAAATATAAGATCAAAAAACTTATATTATTTTGAAAATAAAAAAGGGGGTATGAAAATTAATTCATACTCCCTTTTGTGTTTTTAAAGTAATTGTTTTTATATCCTTATTTTATAATCACTTTTTTAGTAACATCAAGATGATTCGTGTTAACATTAACGAAATACAATCCTGTTGCTAAATTGTGGTCAATTTTTGTGGAGACATCAAATTGTTTTACTAAAACAATTTTCCCATTCAAATCAGTAACTGTCACTGTTGCAAAATCATTAGCGTCCAATTCTGGTAAAATTATATTAAACTGATTGTTGGTTGCTGGATTAGGATAGATTATAATCAAAGTAGTTTCGCTTTCTTCATTTGAAATACTTTTTGAATTTGATAAGCGAGAAGTTGCAGTTCCAGCTGCGACTGCGTTCAACTGCCATTGTGCACTATAAAAACTATCTTGAGCCCCTGAATATTGGGCAGCTCCTGTTTGTCCTTCTACATTTACAATACTTGCTGGTTGCCATTTATTTCTAATTCTAATCCAAGTGCCATCAATATATTCGGGAGTCCATTGCGCACTTGACCAGCCTGCCGTAATCGCTCCACATTGAACAGAACCCGTTTGATTTTCGATGTGCATAAATTCTCCAGTACCTAGGTTTTTGAATTGTGTGTAGCGGCCATCCACCATTACTTTTTCCCAGCGATAATTATTGTTTGCTACGGTCGCACCATAACCTACATTAGCCCCGGCATCGTAGAGATACGTTCCTTTCCATCTGTTTTTGATGGTATAATAATAGAGGTTCGTAACAACAAGATATTGATAAGGATTTAAGGTCATTGTTGCACCAGA contains:
- a CDS encoding L-threonine 3-dehydrogenase; this translates as MSTKILIIGACGQIGTELTHKLRKIYGTENVIASDIRKLNNDVVNSGPFEVVNALDFNQIEHLVEIHQIDEIYLMAALLSATAEKNPAFAWDLNMNSLFHVLNLAKAKKIKKIFWPSSIAVFGPTTPKKNTPQYTIMEPSTVYGISKQAGERWCEYYHNIFGVDVRSIRYPGLISWSTPPGGGTTDYAVDIFHKALSDKTYECFLSSETKMPMMYMEDAIAATIQIMQAPVEQIKIHSSYNLAAMSFTPTEIATEIKKHIPDFTVTYKPDFRQIIADSWPASIDDADARKDWNWKHKFDLESMTVEMLKNLSTEK
- the mfd gene encoding transcription-repair coupling factor is translated as MSKKALYNTYDNSPKTQQIVARLLENNQVKMHLSGLLGSALSFVIRAIFKKSELPFLVILNNKEEAAYYLNDLEQMVGDQDVLFYPGSFRRPYQIEETDNANVLLRAEVLNRINSRKKPAVIVTYPEALFEKVVTRKELDKNTLKVAVGDKISIDFINEVLFEYEFKRVDFITEPGEFSVRGGIVDVFSFSNDNPYRIEFFGDEVESIRTFDVATQLSIETQKKITIIPNVENKVFQENRESFLDYISEKTVIFIQNTEDFLSQLDKQFAKAEEAFEKLSQEIKRSTPEQLFLNQAEFIKRALDFSIVELSSKAIFRTTKKFEYHIQPQPSFNKQFDLLLNNLNENHFNGYKNYLFCSNDAQAKRFHDIFESLDEANSENIRKQYHTVVLPLYQGFIDEENQITCYTDHQIFERYHKFSIKNGYSKKQNITLKELTTLSVGDYVTHIDHGIGRFGGLQKIQVEGKTQEAIKLVYADNDIVYVSIHSLHKISKYNGKDGTPPKIYKLGSNAWKILKQKTKARVKHIAFNLIQLYAKRRLEKGFQFAPDSYLQNELESSFIYEDTPDQTKSTAEVKADMESDRPMDRLVCGDVGFGKTEVAIRAAFKAVDNSKQVAILVPTTILAYQHYRTFTERLKDMPVSVGYLNRFRTAKQKAETLKLLAEGKLDIVIGTHQLVNKNVVFKNLGLLIVDEEQKFGVNVKDKLKTIAANVDTLTLTATPIPRTLQFSLMAARDLSVITTPPPNRYPIETNVVGFSEEMIRDAISYEIQRNGQVFFINNRIENIKEVAGMIQRLVPNARVGIGHGQMDGKKLEELMLAFMNGEFDVLVATTIIESGLDVPNANTIFINNANNFGLSDLHQMRGRVGRSNKKAFCYFICPPYSAMTDDARKRIQALEQFSELGSGFNIAMKDLEIRGAGDLLGGEQSGFINEIGFDTYQKIMNEAIDELKENEFKDLYPEENNLETKEYVKDLQIDTDFELLFSDEYINNVSERLSLYNELGAVKNEEELIIFQNKLIDRFGPMPPRAKALMNSIRIKWIATRIGIEKLVMKQGKMIGYFVSDQQSDYYQSNRFQQVIKFVQTHNSICKMKEKQTPAGLRLLLTFDNVKNTRTALEFMEMLGGE
- a CDS encoding AraC family transcriptional regulator — translated: MKLKSIDEFYKEISGDSNAETNTLLPHGIQKEIGHFNVFNIKELFETFKEKPVMPYDRRAYFKISLIKGKNRAEYADKVIDIEKNALLFATPKIPYHYVPQDLQQQSGHFCVFTSEFLTKDKSGLDLDSLPIFQPDGYPIFEVSEEDAVEIDLIFKKIHKEINSDYVYKYDLIRNYVAELIHFGQKLQPVTALYSKHNSAARVSSLFVELLERQFPIESPRQRLELKSAKDFAAQLSIHVNHLNKVLKENTGKTTTELISDRLIHEAKVLLKETDWNISEIAYSLGFEELAHFSNFFKKQTTLTPIAFRV
- a CDS encoding SDR family NAD(P)-dependent oxidoreductase, producing MESKKKKIALVTGGSRGLGKDMALSLAKKGLDVVLTYHSKKEEAEAVVKEIENLGQKAAAIQLNVAESSSFDSFFQNVTTALKSTFDTDKFDFLVNNAGVGVHESFLTTTEAQVDNMVNIHFKGAFFLTQKAVAVMNDGGGIINISSGLTRFSMPGYAAYASMKGAIETLTKYQAKELGERKIRVNIVAPGAIATDFGGGAVRDNEQLNQMIASLTALGRVGLPDDIGTVVAFLCTEDAKWVNGQRLEVSGGMNL